In a genomic window of Microterricola viridarii:
- the map gene encoding type I methionyl aminopeptidase, whose translation MPKDSAGHLIAGRLSPQRVVPAHIIRPEYVGKATPAEYTGDNVYTPEQVELIRESGRIAADAIAAAGAIIAPGVTTEQLDAVVHQYLLDHDAYPSTLGYRGYPKSSCTSVNEVICHGIPDDTVLEDGDIVNIDVTAFRNGMHGDLNHTFIVGSASEEVTLLVERTREALARGIKAVAPGREVNVIGRTIASYAKRFGYGVVRDFTGHGVGSAFHSGLIIPHYDSAPEYNDVMVPGMVFTIEPMLTLGGHEWDLWADDWTVTTRDKSMTAQFEHTLVVTERGAEILTLPSTE comes from the coding sequence ATGCCCAAGGATTCTGCCGGTCACCTGATTGCCGGGCGGCTCTCGCCCCAGCGTGTCGTCCCCGCCCACATCATTCGCCCCGAGTACGTCGGCAAGGCCACTCCCGCCGAGTACACCGGCGACAACGTCTACACGCCGGAGCAGGTGGAGCTGATCCGAGAGTCCGGCCGCATCGCCGCCGACGCGATCGCCGCGGCCGGCGCCATCATCGCGCCGGGCGTGACCACCGAGCAGCTGGATGCCGTCGTGCACCAGTACCTGCTCGACCACGACGCCTACCCCTCCACCCTCGGGTACCGGGGTTACCCGAAGTCCAGCTGCACCTCCGTCAACGAGGTCATCTGCCACGGCATCCCCGACGACACCGTGCTCGAGGACGGCGACATCGTCAACATCGACGTGACGGCGTTCCGCAACGGCATGCACGGCGACCTCAACCACACCTTCATCGTCGGCTCCGCCAGCGAGGAGGTGACCCTGCTCGTCGAGCGCACCCGGGAGGCCCTGGCCCGCGGCATCAAGGCCGTCGCCCCCGGCCGCGAGGTCAACGTCATCGGCCGCACCATCGCCTCCTACGCGAAGCGCTTCGGCTACGGCGTCGTCCGCGATTTCACCGGCCACGGCGTCGGCTCCGCCTTCCACAGCGGGCTGATCATCCCGCACTACGACTCCGCCCCCGAGTACAACGACGTGATGGTGCCCGGCATGGTGTTCACGATCGAGCCCATGCTCACCCTCGGCGGCCACGAGTGGGACCTCTGGGCCGACGACTGGACAGTGACCACGCGCGACAAGAGCATGACCGCGCAGTTCGAGCACACCCTCGTCGTGACCGAGCGGGGCGCCGAGATCCTCACGCTGCCGAGCACCGAGTAG
- the ppgK gene encoding polyphosphate--glucose phosphotransferase produces MTEPRTLPARTAIGIDIGGTGIKGAVVDLGTGELLSDRRKVATPDGAKPADILEATDRMLDGLREEFGALPVGVCFPAIVKGGRTLSAANISDDWIGLPAEAMFEERLQVPIHFVNDADAAGHAEVRFGAARGRSGVVLLTTLGTGIGSALLHNGVLVPNTELGHLEIDGQGAEKGAAYSAKERESLSWEQWAERLQRYYSHLELLFSPDLFIVGGGVSKNYADFLPLLHLQTEIVPAVHRNNAGILGAADLAAAGHGLGKHAAPVAGA; encoded by the coding sequence ATGACTGAACCGCGCACCCTCCCCGCCCGCACAGCCATCGGAATCGACATCGGCGGAACCGGCATCAAGGGCGCTGTCGTCGACCTCGGCACGGGCGAGCTGCTCTCCGACCGCCGCAAGGTGGCCACCCCGGACGGTGCCAAGCCGGCCGACATCCTGGAGGCCACCGACCGCATGCTCGACGGCCTCCGCGAGGAGTTCGGCGCGCTGCCCGTCGGCGTCTGCTTCCCCGCGATCGTCAAGGGCGGCCGCACCCTCTCGGCCGCGAACATCTCCGACGACTGGATCGGCCTGCCCGCCGAGGCCATGTTCGAGGAGCGCCTGCAGGTGCCCATCCACTTCGTCAACGACGCGGATGCCGCCGGCCACGCCGAGGTGCGCTTCGGCGCCGCGCGCGGCCGCTCCGGCGTCGTGCTGCTCACCACGCTGGGCACCGGAATCGGCTCGGCGCTGCTCCACAACGGAGTGCTGGTGCCGAACACCGAGCTCGGCCACCTCGAGATCGACGGCCAGGGCGCCGAGAAGGGCGCCGCGTACTCGGCCAAGGAGCGGGAGTCGCTCAGCTGGGAGCAGTGGGCGGAGCGCCTGCAGCGCTACTACAGCCACCTGGAGCTGCTCTTCTCCCCCGACCTCTTCATCGTCGGCGGCGGCGTCTCCAAGAACTACGCCGACTTCCTGCCCCTGCTCCACCTGCAGACGGAGATCGTGCCCGCCGTGCACCGCAACAACGCCGGCATCCTCGGGGCCGCCGACCTCGCCGCGGCCGGCCACGGCCTGGGCAAGCACGCCGCCCCGGTGGCGGGAGCGTGA
- a CDS encoding serine hydrolase domain-containing protein: protein MSDALFEEHLARGAAPAAAWGLFDADGLRHARQSGVAADTAFRIASCTKSFTAAALLGLRDDGLLGLDDPITRAVPGLSLAGLPSAGSAVPTVRMLLTMSSGLPTDDPWADRQEAMTAAEFDAPLAAGVRFEAEPGTRFAYSNLGYALLGRVIEVVSGQSYQSFVAERLLTPLGLASTGFDASVAAPGGVAVGHRRHAGAWEPLPFTGPGAFSAIGGLFSTVSDLARWAGWLASAFDADADDAVLSAASRREMQQLHRLDQTVTERPTGYGYGLFVEQYSPRSRVVSHSGGYPGFSAHMRWSLEQRLGVVAFSNATYSRVSATATAALDALLAEREAAASAPVPELWPETRAAQTAVTELLATWAGGGETPLDPALFSENVALDLPLERRTAALRLALADIGGLTAGSPTDACSDGPAHLAWFLPGASGRLRVEIRLTPEARPRVQTLLVAVDRAGR from the coding sequence GTGAGCGACGCCCTGTTCGAGGAGCACCTGGCCCGCGGCGCGGCACCGGCCGCCGCCTGGGGCCTGTTCGACGCCGACGGCCTCCGGCACGCCCGCCAGTCCGGCGTCGCGGCCGACACCGCCTTCCGCATCGCCTCCTGCACCAAGAGCTTCACCGCGGCCGCGCTGCTCGGCCTCCGCGACGACGGGCTGCTCGGACTCGACGACCCGATCACCCGCGCTGTGCCCGGCCTGAGCCTGGCCGGGCTGCCCTCGGCGGGCTCCGCGGTGCCGACGGTGCGGATGCTGCTCACCATGTCCTCCGGGCTGCCCACCGACGACCCGTGGGCCGACCGGCAGGAGGCCATGACGGCGGCGGAGTTCGACGCCCCGCTCGCCGCCGGCGTGCGCTTCGAGGCCGAGCCGGGCACCCGCTTCGCGTACTCCAACCTCGGCTACGCCCTGCTCGGTCGGGTCATCGAGGTCGTCAGCGGCCAGAGTTACCAGAGCTTCGTCGCCGAGCGGCTGCTCACCCCGCTCGGGCTGGCCAGCACCGGCTTCGACGCCTCGGTGGCCGCGCCGGGCGGCGTCGCCGTCGGCCATCGCCGCCACGCCGGCGCCTGGGAGCCGCTGCCGTTCACCGGCCCCGGCGCCTTCTCGGCGATCGGCGGGCTGTTCAGCACGGTTTCCGACCTGGCCCGCTGGGCCGGCTGGCTGGCGTCCGCCTTCGATGCGGATGCCGACGACGCCGTGCTCAGCGCGGCCAGCCGGCGCGAGATGCAGCAGCTGCACCGCCTCGACCAGACCGTGACCGAGCGCCCGACCGGCTACGGCTACGGCCTGTTCGTCGAGCAGTACTCGCCGAGAAGCCGGGTGGTGTCCCACTCCGGCGGCTACCCCGGGTTCTCGGCGCACATGCGCTGGTCGCTCGAGCAGCGGCTCGGCGTCGTGGCGTTCTCGAACGCCACCTACTCGCGCGTGTCCGCGACGGCGACCGCCGCGCTCGACGCCCTGCTCGCAGAGCGCGAGGCAGCGGCATCCGCCCCCGTTCCGGAGCTCTGGCCGGAGACGCGCGCAGCACAGACCGCCGTCACGGAGCTGCTGGCCACCTGGGCGGGCGGGGGCGAGACGCCGCTGGATCCAGCGCTGTTCTCGGAGAACGTGGCACTCGACCTGCCGCTCGAGCGCCGCACCGCGGCCCTCCGGCTCGCCCTCGCCGACATCGGCGGCCTGACCGCCGGCTCTCCGACGGACGCCTGCTCGGACGGCCCCGCGCACCTGGCCTGGTTCCTGCCGGGGGCCAGCGGGCGCCTGCGCGTGGAAATCCGCCTGACGCCGGAGGCGCGCCCGCGCGTGCAGACCCTGCTCGTCGCCGTCGACCGCGCGGGCCGCTAG
- the kdpF gene encoding K(+)-transporting ATPase subunit F: MSGDVLRSLIDLLSAALAVAVLGYLVYALLKPERF, from the coding sequence GTGAGCGGCGATGTGCTGCGCAGCCTCATCGACCTGCTGAGCGCCGCCCTCGCCGTGGCCGTCCTCGGCTACCTGGTCTACGCCCTCCTGAAACCGGAGCGCTTCTAG
- the kdpA gene encoding potassium-transporting ATPase subunit KdpA, with amino-acid sequence MPPLVLFALQLLTLALLIALLYRPLGDYMATVYSSTRHLRVEKVIYRLTGVNQDAEQTWPIYFRSVLAFSAVGILAVYGLQRLQAFLPFALGLPAVSEQLSFNTAISFVANTNWQSYSPEATMGYSVQLLGLAVQNFVSAAVGIAVAVALVRGLARAASPTLGNFWVDLIRGSLRILLPFAALAAVVLIAGGVIQNFTGFQDVGTLAGGTQSIPGGPVASQEAIKLLGTNGGGFFNANSAHPFENPTAWVNLVEVLLMLAIPFALPRTFGRMVGDNRQGYAILAAMGTFFVLSVSLLSALELGGRGTAPMLAGGAMEGKEQRFGELGSALFGTTSTLTSTGAVNSMHDSYTALGGGTTMLNMMLGELAPGGVGSGLYGMLVIAILAVFIAGLMVGRTPEYLGKKLGAREIKLASLYILTTPTLVLAGTALSFGVPVIRESVVGTSILNPGLHGFSEVLYAFTSAANNNGSAFAGLTANTPWFNTALGVAMLLGRLLPILFVLALAGSLAVQSRVPVTAGTLPTHRPLFVGLLCGTVVIVSALTYFPVLALGPLAEGLL; translated from the coding sequence ATGCCGCCGCTCGTGCTCTTCGCGCTGCAGCTCCTGACGCTCGCGCTGCTCATTGCCCTGCTGTACCGCCCGCTCGGCGACTACATGGCCACCGTCTACAGCTCGACGCGGCACCTGCGTGTCGAGAAGGTGATCTACCGGCTGACCGGCGTCAATCAGGACGCCGAGCAGACCTGGCCCATCTACTTCCGGAGCGTGCTCGCGTTCTCCGCCGTCGGCATCCTGGCCGTGTACGGCCTGCAGAGGCTGCAGGCCTTCCTCCCGTTCGCGCTCGGCCTGCCCGCCGTCAGCGAGCAGCTCTCCTTCAACACGGCCATCTCCTTCGTGGCGAACACCAACTGGCAGTCCTACTCCCCCGAGGCGACGATGGGCTACAGCGTGCAGCTGCTCGGCCTCGCCGTGCAGAACTTCGTTTCTGCCGCGGTCGGCATCGCGGTCGCCGTGGCCCTGGTGCGCGGCCTCGCCCGCGCGGCCAGCCCCACCCTCGGCAACTTCTGGGTGGACCTCATCCGCGGCTCGCTCCGCATCCTGCTGCCGTTCGCCGCGCTCGCCGCGGTGGTGCTCATCGCCGGTGGCGTCATCCAGAACTTCACCGGGTTTCAGGATGTCGGCACGCTCGCCGGCGGCACCCAGTCGATCCCCGGCGGCCCCGTCGCCTCGCAGGAGGCCATCAAGCTGCTCGGCACCAACGGCGGTGGCTTCTTCAACGCCAACTCGGCGCACCCCTTCGAGAACCCGACGGCCTGGGTCAACCTGGTGGAGGTGTTGCTCATGCTCGCGATCCCGTTCGCCCTGCCGCGCACCTTCGGCCGCATGGTCGGGGACAACCGTCAGGGCTACGCCATCCTCGCGGCGATGGGCACCTTCTTCGTGCTCTCCGTCTCGCTGTTGAGCGCGCTCGAGCTGGGCGGCCGCGGCACTGCGCCGATGCTCGCCGGCGGCGCCATGGAGGGCAAGGAACAACGATTCGGCGAGCTGGGCTCCGCCCTCTTCGGCACGACGAGCACGCTCACCTCCACCGGCGCCGTCAATTCCATGCACGACAGCTACACCGCGCTCGGCGGCGGCACCACCATGCTCAACATGATGCTCGGCGAGCTCGCCCCCGGCGGCGTCGGGTCCGGCCTGTACGGCATGCTCGTCATCGCGATCCTCGCGGTGTTCATCGCCGGCCTGATGGTCGGCCGCACCCCGGAGTACCTCGGCAAGAAGCTGGGCGCCCGCGAGATCAAGCTCGCGAGCCTCTACATCCTGACGACGCCGACCCTGGTGCTGGCCGGCACGGCGTTGAGCTTCGGCGTCCCGGTCATCCGGGAATCGGTAGTCGGCACCTCGATCCTGAACCCCGGTCTGCACGGCTTCTCCGAGGTGCTCTACGCGTTCACCTCCGCCGCCAACAACAACGGCTCCGCGTTCGCCGGCCTGACCGCGAACACGCCCTGGTTCAACACCGCGCTCGGGGTTGCGATGCTGCTCGGCCGCCTCCTGCCGATCCTGTTCGTCCTGGCCCTCGCCGGATCGCTGGCCGTGCAGAGCAGGGTGCCCGTCACCGCCGGCACGCTCCCCACCCACCGACCGTTGTTCGTCGGGCTGCTCTGCGGCACGGTCGTCATCGTCTCCGCTCTCACCTATTTCCCGGTGCTCGCACTGGGGCCGCTCGCGGAAGGACTGCTCTAA